Proteins encoded together in one Streptomyces sp. NBC_01216 window:
- a CDS encoding FAD-dependent oxidoreductase, which translates to MNPYQEPGEDGHHTPVLIVGGSLVGLSTSLFLGRLGVPHVLVERHSGTSVHPRGRGNNVRTMELYRVAGVRQRIEEAASVLSGNNGILQTPRLAGEAGEWLFREIDPGGGLARLSPAAWCLCSQNDLEPVLVESAAALGGDLRFSTELMSVDQDSDGVTARLKSRETGEHTTIRADYLVAADGPRSPVRERLGIARGGAGDLFHNVSITFTSRGLADVVGDRRFVVCYLTDPDADGALLPVDNRERWVFHAPWHPEDGETLEEFTDERCVAHIRRAVGVPDLDVEITGRAPWHAAERVAERYADGRVFLAGDSAHEMSPTGAFGSNTGIQDAHNLAWKLAAVLGGWAGPGLLRSYDAERRPVAEATSARASARSVEHSHPGYTPGPAAGGAGGRNGGILDVVLGHRYPHGAVLGADPSTPAVPEGLRLTGEPGSRAPHLWLDRDGMRVSTLDLYERSLVLLSAADGAGAWHEAALDVAGELAVPLDAYRIGDGPDAELVPEGDTDWSGTHGVTRDGAVLVRPDGFVAWRSEAAVADPAATLREVLAVLLDRR; encoded by the coding sequence ATGAACCCGTACCAAGAGCCCGGCGAGGACGGTCACCACACGCCCGTCCTGATCGTCGGCGGCTCGCTGGTGGGCCTGTCCACCTCGCTGTTCCTTGGCCGCCTGGGGGTGCCGCACGTCCTGGTGGAGCGGCACTCGGGCACCTCGGTCCATCCGCGGGGGCGCGGCAACAACGTGCGGACCATGGAGCTGTACCGGGTGGCCGGTGTGCGGCAGCGCATCGAGGAGGCCGCTTCGGTCCTGTCGGGCAACAACGGCATCCTGCAGACCCCCCGCCTGGCGGGCGAAGCGGGTGAGTGGCTCTTCCGGGAGATCGACCCCGGCGGCGGGCTGGCCCGGCTGAGCCCTGCCGCGTGGTGCCTGTGCAGCCAGAACGACCTGGAGCCCGTGCTGGTGGAGAGTGCCGCGGCACTGGGCGGGGATCTCCGGTTCTCCACCGAGCTGATGTCGGTCGATCAGGACTCCGACGGTGTGACGGCGCGCCTCAAGAGCCGCGAGACCGGTGAGCACACCACCATTCGGGCGGACTACCTGGTCGCGGCGGACGGCCCGCGCAGCCCCGTCCGGGAGCGCCTCGGCATCGCCCGGGGCGGCGCGGGCGACCTCTTCCACAACGTGAGCATCACGTTCACCTCCCGTGGCCTGGCGGACGTCGTCGGAGACCGGCGCTTCGTCGTCTGCTACCTGACCGATCCGGACGCCGACGGCGCGCTGCTGCCGGTCGACAACCGGGAACGCTGGGTCTTCCACGCCCCCTGGCACCCCGAGGACGGCGAGACGCTGGAGGAGTTCACCGACGAGCGGTGCGTCGCGCACATCCGGCGGGCCGTGGGCGTGCCGGACCTCGACGTGGAGATCACCGGGCGGGCCCCCTGGCACGCGGCCGAACGGGTCGCCGAACGGTACGCGGACGGGCGGGTGTTCCTCGCGGGTGACTCCGCGCACGAGATGTCCCCGACCGGTGCCTTCGGCTCCAACACCGGCATCCAGGACGCGCACAACCTGGCCTGGAAGCTCGCCGCGGTGCTCGGTGGGTGGGCCGGCCCCGGACTTCTGCGGTCCTACGACGCGGAGCGCCGGCCGGTCGCCGAGGCGACGAGCGCCCGCGCCTCGGCGCGGTCGGTCGAGCACAGCCACCCCGGATACACGCCGGGCCCGGCCGCCGGCGGCGCCGGCGGCCGGAACGGCGGCATCCTCGACGTGGTACTCGGCCACCGCTATCCGCACGGCGCGGTGCTCGGAGCCGACCCGTCGACGCCGGCCGTCCCGGAGGGCCTGCGGCTCACGGGGGAGCCCGGCAGCCGGGCCCCCCACCTGTGGCTGGACCGCGACGGTATGCGGGTGTCGACCCTCGATCTGTACGAGCGTTCCCTGGTCCTCCTCAGCGCCGCGGACGGCGCGGGAGCGTGGCACGAGGCGGCCCTCGACGTCGCGGGGGAACTGGCCGTCCCCCTGGACGCCTACCGGATCGGTGACGGCCCGGACGCCGAGCTCGTCCCCGAAGGTGACACGGACTGGTCGGGGACGCACGGCGTCACGCGCGACGGCGCGGTGCTGGTGCGTCCCGACGGCTTCGTCGCCTGGCGGTCGGAGGCGGCGGTGGCCGACCCGGCGGCGACCCTGCGGGAGGTCCTCGCGGTGCTGCTGGACCGCCGCTGA
- a CDS encoding cupin domain-containing protein, whose product MLKQAPRIVNLSDTEPNRRRGGDLRAMLTPATVGSTSGFMGLAIVQPGERIGEHYHPYSEEFVYVVSGALEVDLDGETFALRPDQGLLIPIDVRHRFRNVGDVEARMVFHLGPLAPRPSLGHVDTEAADDESSPHVVVSAPHPSARDHGQPSERSGAIE is encoded by the coding sequence ATGCTCAAGCAGGCTCCACGCATCGTGAACCTGAGCGACACGGAACCCAACCGCAGGCGCGGAGGTGACCTGCGGGCCATGCTCACCCCGGCCACCGTGGGCTCCACCAGCGGCTTCATGGGACTCGCCATCGTCCAGCCCGGCGAGCGCATCGGCGAGCACTACCACCCGTACTCCGAGGAGTTCGTCTACGTGGTCTCCGGCGCCCTCGAAGTAGACCTGGACGGCGAGACGTTCGCCCTCCGACCGGACCAGGGCCTCCTCATCCCCATCGACGTGCGCCACCGCTTCCGCAACGTCGGCGACGTGGAGGCCCGCATGGTCTTCCACCTCGGGCCGCTCGCGCCCCGGCCGAGCCTCGGCCACGTCGACACGGAAGCGGCCGACGACGAGTCGAGCCCGCATGTCGTCGTGTCCGCCCCGCACCCGTCCGCGCGGGATCACGGACAGCCGTCCGAGCGAAGCGGGGCCATCGAGTGA
- a CDS encoding methyltransferase → MTTVDPAPPPPMRLRELVFGAAGAAAVRAAARLGVADALDDTPMTVEDLAGAVKTQPGTLRRLLRALSCQGVFTELPDGTFAHTEMSRMLREDDPQSLRYIALWCTEPWTWDVWPRLDEAVRSGRNVFEDVYGREFFTYLNEDAPESAHVFNRAMTTSSRQSARDVAELLDLSGVSTVADIGGGQGHVLAGLLEKYPEARGTLLDLPGVVENADPRLRDGGALASRARVVPGDCREDIPVAADVYIIKNILEWDDDSTRRALANVRKAARPGARVVVIENLVDDTPSMRFTTAMDLLLLLNVGGAKHTRQSMVDRLTDAGLVIGDVRPVNAYLHAFECTVPG, encoded by the coding sequence ATGACCACAGTCGACCCGGCTCCCCCGCCGCCCATGCGGCTCAGGGAGCTCGTCTTCGGGGCGGCGGGCGCCGCCGCCGTCCGCGCGGCCGCCCGCCTCGGTGTGGCGGACGCCCTGGACGACACCCCCATGACCGTCGAGGACCTGGCCGGGGCGGTGAAGACCCAGCCCGGCACGCTGCGGCGGCTGCTGCGCGCGCTGTCCTGCCAGGGAGTGTTCACGGAGCTCCCCGACGGCACCTTCGCCCACACCGAGATGTCCCGGATGCTGCGCGAGGACGATCCGCAGAGCCTGAGGTACATCGCCCTGTGGTGCACCGAGCCGTGGACGTGGGACGTCTGGCCCCGGCTCGACGAGGCGGTCCGCAGCGGACGCAACGTCTTCGAGGACGTGTACGGTCGGGAGTTCTTCACCTACCTCAACGAGGACGCGCCCGAGTCCGCGCACGTCTTCAACCGGGCCATGACCACCTCCAGTCGCCAGTCGGCCAGGGACGTCGCCGAACTCCTCGACCTGAGCGGCGTCTCCACGGTCGCCGACATCGGCGGCGGGCAGGGACACGTCCTGGCCGGTCTCCTGGAGAAGTACCCGGAGGCCCGCGGCACGCTGCTCGACCTGCCGGGCGTCGTGGAGAACGCCGATCCGCGCCTGCGGGACGGCGGCGCGCTCGCCTCCCGGGCCCGCGTCGTTCCCGGAGACTGCCGTGAGGACATCCCGGTCGCGGCGGACGTCTACATCATCAAGAACATCCTCGAGTGGGACGACGACAGCACCCGCAGGGCCCTCGCCAACGTCAGGAAGGCCGCGCGGCCGGGCGCCCGTGTCGTGGTCATCGAGAACCTCGTCGACGACACGCCCTCGATGCGCTTCACGACGGCCATGGACCTGCTTCTCCTCCTCAACGTCGGCGGGGCGAAGCACACCCGGCAGAGCATGGTCGACCGCCTGACGGACGCGGGCCTGGTCATCGGCGACGTCCGCCCTGTCAACGCGTACCTCCACGCCTTCGAGTGCACCGTCCCCGGCTGA
- a CDS encoding beta-ketoacyl-[acyl-carrier-protein] synthase family protein, with product MNRRVAITGIGVVAPGGTGAAAFWDLLADGRTATRGITLFDPAGLRSRIAAECDFDPLDHGLDPETSQHTDRYIQFALVAAGEAVRDSGLDTGREDPWRVGVSLGSAVGGTTRLEHDYVRVSAGGTRWDVDHRPAEPKLHMAFSPSTLASVVAERFGARGPVQTVSTGCTSGLDAVGYAFHTIEEGRADVCVAGASDSPISPITMACFDAIKATSPNNDDPAHASRPFDADRNGFVMGEGAAVLVLEEYEHARARGAHIYCEIGGYATFGNAYHMTGLTGEGLEMARAIDTTLDQARLDPTRIDYVNAHGSGTRQNDRHETAAVKRSLGAHAYDTPMSSIKSMVGHSLGAIGAIEVAACVLALKHQVVPPTANYETPDPECDLDYVPRTARPRKLRNVLSVGSGFGGFQSAVLLTGAGGRTP from the coding sequence GTGAACCGCCGGGTTGCCATCACCGGCATCGGTGTGGTCGCTCCCGGCGGCACCGGAGCGGCGGCGTTCTGGGACCTGCTGGCCGACGGCCGCACCGCGACCCGCGGCATCACCCTGTTCGATCCGGCGGGCCTGCGTTCACGCATCGCCGCCGAGTGCGACTTCGACCCGCTCGACCACGGCCTGGACCCGGAGACCAGCCAGCACACCGACCGGTACATCCAGTTCGCCCTGGTCGCCGCCGGCGAGGCCGTCCGCGACTCCGGTCTCGACACCGGACGGGAGGACCCCTGGCGGGTCGGCGTCTCGCTCGGCAGCGCCGTCGGCGGCACCACCCGGCTGGAACACGACTACGTCCGCGTCAGCGCGGGCGGCACGCGCTGGGACGTCGACCACCGCCCGGCCGAGCCGAAGCTGCACATGGCCTTCTCACCGAGCACCCTCGCCTCCGTCGTCGCCGAACGGTTCGGCGCGCGCGGCCCCGTGCAGACCGTCTCCACCGGATGCACCTCGGGCCTCGACGCGGTCGGCTACGCCTTCCACACCATCGAGGAGGGCCGGGCCGACGTATGCGTCGCGGGCGCGTCCGACTCCCCCATATCCCCGATCACCATGGCCTGCTTCGACGCGATCAAGGCCACCTCGCCGAACAACGACGACCCCGCGCACGCCTCCAGGCCCTTCGACGCGGACCGCAACGGCTTCGTGATGGGCGAGGGTGCGGCGGTCCTCGTCCTGGAGGAGTACGAACACGCCCGCGCCCGCGGTGCGCACATCTACTGCGAGATCGGCGGCTACGCCACCTTCGGCAACGCCTACCACATGACCGGACTGACCGGTGAGGGACTGGAGATGGCCAGGGCGATCGACACCACGCTCGACCAGGCCCGGCTCGACCCCACCCGGATCGACTACGTCAACGCGCACGGCTCGGGCACCCGGCAGAACGACCGGCACGAGACCGCCGCGGTGAAGCGTTCCCTCGGTGCCCACGCCTACGACACCCCCATGAGCTCCATCAAGTCGATGGTGGGGCACTCGCTCGGCGCGATCGGCGCGATCGAAGTCGCCGCCTGCGTCCTCGCGCTGAAGCACCAGGTGGTGCCGCCGACGGCGAACTACGAGACTCCCGACCCCGAGTGCGACCTGGACTACGTGCCGCGCACCGCCCGCCCCCGGAAGCTGAGGAACGTGCTCTCCGTCGGCAGCGGGTTCGGCGGCTTCCAGTCCGCGGTCCTCCTCACCGGGGCCGGCGGGAGGACACCATGA
- a CDS encoding ketosynthase chain-length factor produces the protein MSTQRPRNAVVTGIGVIAPNGLSAEAFWKSTSEGLGVLDRITREGCAHLPLRVAGEVRAFDASSLIEERFLVQTDRFSHFAMAAASLALDDAGLGRDAPEEPFSIGVVTAAGSGGGEFGQRELQKLWGQGSRFVGPYQSIAWFYAASTGQISIRSGFKGPCGVVASDEAGGLDSIAHAARAVRRGTGTMVVGAAEAPLAPYSMVCQLGYPELSTVEEPDRAYRPFTTGACGFVPAEGGAMLVVEDESRARARGATVRATVAGHAATFTGASRWEESREGLAHAIRGALDEAGCAPEEIDVVFADALGVPEADRAEALAIADALGAHGTRVPVTAPKTGTGRAYCGAPLLDTAAAVLAMEHGRVPPTPHVYDICHDLDLVVSRARPAELRTALVLSRGLMGSNAALVLRRGDVAAR, from the coding sequence ATGAGCACGCAGCGCCCACGGAACGCGGTCGTCACCGGAATCGGTGTGATCGCCCCCAACGGACTGAGCGCCGAGGCGTTCTGGAAGTCCACGTCCGAGGGTCTCGGCGTACTGGACCGGATCACCCGCGAGGGGTGCGCACACCTGCCGCTGCGCGTCGCGGGAGAGGTGCGGGCCTTCGACGCCTCGTCCCTCATCGAGGAACGCTTCCTCGTCCAGACCGACCGCTTCAGCCACTTCGCCATGGCCGCGGCCTCACTCGCCCTCGACGACGCCGGTCTCGGCCGCGACGCTCCGGAGGAGCCCTTCTCCATCGGCGTCGTCACCGCCGCGGGCTCCGGCGGCGGCGAGTTCGGCCAGCGGGAGCTCCAGAAACTGTGGGGTCAGGGATCGCGGTTCGTCGGCCCCTACCAGTCCATCGCCTGGTTCTACGCCGCCAGCACCGGCCAGATCTCCATCCGGAGCGGATTCAAGGGGCCGTGCGGTGTCGTCGCGAGTGACGAGGCGGGCGGCCTCGACTCCATCGCCCACGCGGCCCGCGCCGTCCGGCGGGGCACCGGGACGATGGTCGTCGGAGCCGCGGAGGCTCCGCTCGCTCCCTACTCGATGGTCTGCCAGCTCGGCTACCCCGAGCTGAGCACCGTCGAGGAACCCGACCGCGCCTACCGCCCCTTCACCACCGGGGCCTGCGGATTCGTGCCCGCGGAGGGCGGTGCCATGCTCGTCGTGGAGGACGAGTCACGGGCCCGCGCGCGCGGGGCGACCGTCCGTGCCACCGTGGCGGGTCACGCCGCCACCTTCACCGGCGCGTCCCGATGGGAGGAGTCCCGGGAGGGACTCGCGCACGCGATCCGCGGCGCGCTCGACGAGGCCGGCTGCGCACCGGAGGAGATCGACGTCGTGTTCGCCGACGCTCTCGGTGTGCCGGAGGCGGACCGCGCGGAGGCGCTGGCCATCGCCGACGCCCTCGGCGCGCACGGCACCCGGGTCCCGGTCACGGCGCCCAAGACCGGTACGGGCCGCGCCTACTGCGGGGCCCCGCTGCTGGACACCGCCGCCGCGGTGCTCGCCATGGAGCACGGCCGGGTACCCCCCACCCCGCACGTGTACGACATCTGCCACGACCTCGATCTGGTGGTGTCCCGCGCTCGGCCCGCCGAGCTGCGCACGGCCCTGGTCCTCAGCCGGGGACTCATGGGATCCAACGCGGCGCTGGTTCTGCGCCGCGGTGACGTAGCCGCCCGGTAG
- a CDS encoding phosphopantetheine-binding protein, with the protein MITTEVTFDELASLMKKAAGVTVAPRDLEQAADVPFSALGLDSLGLLGIVGELENRYGRALPTDAERCKTPDEFLGLVNNSLKTGV; encoded by the coding sequence ATGATCACCACCGAAGTGACCTTCGACGAACTGGCCTCTCTGATGAAGAAGGCCGCCGGGGTCACCGTGGCCCCGCGCGACCTGGAGCAGGCCGCGGACGTTCCGTTCAGCGCGCTGGGCCTGGACTCGCTCGGCCTGCTCGGCATCGTCGGCGAGCTGGAGAACCGGTACGGCCGGGCCCTGCCCACCGACGCGGAGCGGTGCAAGACGCCCGATGAGTTCCTCGGTCTGGTCAACAACAGCCTGAAGACGGGAGTCTGA
- a CDS encoding baeRF3 domain-containing protein, translating into MRPSLTPDTLAKLRQPRPYPALSLTMPTHRGRPDNDQDPVRLRNLLAEAGRVLENDPAVTRERRTDVLAQLDQAVADLDPAHAEDGLVVFAAPGEHQVWTVARGTTERVVVADTFLTRNLVAAQAAEQPFWAVALAADRVSLWSGDAERVSEHTGDGFPLTRSLEDTDVEREERIGDLPSTFRDEQTRQFLREAHHRLLTVLSSHRRPLYLIGEAAALALFEEIGSPAQDTMSVQRGGLAQGPGEAVRKAVQPLLTAREAAVVSTVLAELDTARGRREFAAGLDEVWEAARAGRVRLLTVEEHFRAVVRGYGDHLAPAEPSDLDARDDIVEQALETGAEVRFVRDGTLSDMDRIAAVLRF; encoded by the coding sequence ATGCGCCCTTCGCTCACCCCCGACACCCTCGCGAAACTGCGCCAGCCCCGCCCCTATCCGGCGCTGTCCCTGACGATGCCGACACACCGCGGCAGGCCGGACAACGACCAGGACCCGGTGCGGCTGCGCAACCTCCTCGCGGAGGCCGGGCGGGTGCTGGAGAACGACCCCGCGGTGACCCGGGAGCGGCGGACCGACGTACTGGCACAGCTCGACCAGGCGGTGGCGGACCTCGATCCGGCGCACGCGGAGGACGGCCTGGTGGTGTTCGCCGCACCCGGCGAGCACCAGGTGTGGACGGTGGCCCGCGGCACAACCGAGCGAGTGGTCGTCGCCGACACCTTCCTCACGCGCAACCTCGTCGCCGCGCAGGCCGCCGAACAGCCGTTCTGGGCCGTGGCCCTCGCGGCGGACCGGGTGTCGCTGTGGAGCGGCGACGCGGAACGGGTCAGCGAGCACACCGGGGACGGTTTTCCGCTCACCCGGAGCCTGGAGGACACGGACGTGGAGCGCGAGGAACGGATCGGTGACCTCCCGAGCACCTTCCGGGACGAGCAGACCCGCCAGTTCCTGCGCGAGGCCCACCATCGGCTGCTGACGGTCCTGAGCTCCCATCGCCGGCCGCTGTACCTGATCGGTGAGGCCGCCGCCCTCGCGCTGTTCGAGGAGATCGGCTCTCCGGCGCAGGACACGATGAGCGTCCAGCGCGGCGGCCTGGCCCAGGGACCGGGCGAGGCGGTCCGGAAGGCCGTCCAACCCCTGCTCACGGCCCGGGAGGCGGCCGTGGTGTCCACGGTGCTCGCCGAGCTGGACACGGCCCGGGGGCGCCGGGAGTTCGCGGCCGGGCTCGACGAGGTCTGGGAGGCCGCCAGAGCCGGACGGGTCCGTCTGCTCACCGTGGAAGAGCACTTCCGGGCGGTCGTCCGGGGCTACGGCGACCACCTGGCGCCCGCCGAGCCCTCCGATCTGGACGCCCGTGACGACATCGTCGAGCAGGCCCTGGAGACGGGCGCCGAGGTCCGCTTCGTACGGGACGGAACGCTCTCGGACATGGACCGGATCGCCGCCGTGCTGCGCTTCTGA
- a CDS encoding DUF1269 domain-containing protein, whose product MSELIVVGYDARSTAHQAFKVVQELEGNHVLRLSGIAVVSVDEEGETHVDTPSRSEKVAVSATAGALWGLVFGMLILTPGIGVVGAAIGGLIGKLSRMGVDRDFREKVQSLLRPGSSALVVMATEITEDRFAAALRPFGGTVLKTSLAEQSERELAEQLTGGAAED is encoded by the coding sequence ATGTCCGAACTCATCGTCGTCGGATACGACGCGCGCTCCACCGCGCACCAGGCGTTCAAGGTGGTGCAGGAGCTGGAGGGGAACCACGTCCTGCGGCTGAGCGGGATCGCCGTCGTCTCGGTGGACGAGGAGGGCGAGACCCATGTGGACACCCCCTCGCGGAGCGAGAAGGTCGCCGTCTCCGCCACCGCGGGCGCGCTGTGGGGCCTGGTGTTCGGCATGCTGATCCTCACGCCGGGTATCGGGGTGGTCGGGGCCGCGATCGGCGGCCTCATCGGGAAGCTGAGCCGGATGGGCGTGGACAGGGACTTCCGGGAGAAGGTGCAGTCGCTGCTCCGGCCCGGCTCCTCCGCCCTCGTCGTCATGGCCACGGAGATCACCGAGGACCGATTCGCCGCCGCCCTGCGGCCCTTCGGCGGCACCGTGCTGAAGACCTCGCTCGCGGAGCAGAGCGAGCGGGAGCTCGCCGAACAGCTCACGGGCGGCGCGGCCGAGGACTGA
- a CDS encoding SchA/CurD-like domain-containing protein, giving the protein MTITSRISQSAFDGSRLRVILLLDLYEGAQQQFLDAYELMRNQVASIPGHISDQLCQSIENPSQWLITSEWESAPPFLAWVNSEEHVETVRPMHSCVRDTRSMRYSIVRETNPAQQAGRSRGPAAATPAARTGDGVARHALTFTVKPGSESKVAEILAGYESPKAQVDDTTRLRRTSLFMHGNRVVRAMEVEGDLMAALRHVSRQPEVRAVEEAINPYLEQDRDLTDPDSARVFFTRAALPAVHHVVSGRPAPAELRRHALYYPAKEGRGMDLARLLAHQDEAAAEDPDGPVHASTVFQRDDTVVRLVDMTTELDRDPVAALGLKGSGRAAELEALLDGAAIGVEGSLETDRNINRLLSHADMMPITDRRSADS; this is encoded by the coding sequence ATGACCATCACCAGTCGCATCTCGCAATCCGCGTTCGACGGGTCCAGGCTGCGCGTGATCCTGCTGCTGGACCTGTACGAAGGAGCCCAGCAGCAGTTTCTCGACGCCTACGAACTCATGCGCAACCAGGTCGCCTCCATCCCGGGGCACATCAGCGACCAGCTCTGCCAGTCGATCGAGAACCCCTCGCAGTGGCTCATCACCAGCGAGTGGGAGAGCGCCCCGCCCTTCCTCGCCTGGGTGAACAGCGAGGAGCACGTCGAGACCGTCCGGCCGATGCACAGCTGTGTCCGGGACACCCGGTCGATGCGGTACAGCATCGTCCGCGAGACCAACCCCGCACAGCAGGCCGGGCGGTCCCGCGGGCCGGCCGCCGCAACGCCGGCCGCGCGGACCGGCGACGGCGTGGCGCGCCACGCCCTCACCTTCACCGTGAAGCCCGGCTCCGAGTCGAAGGTCGCGGAGATCCTCGCCGGGTACGAGTCGCCCAAGGCCCAGGTCGACGACACCACCCGGCTGCGCCGGACCTCGCTGTTCATGCACGGCAACCGGGTCGTACGGGCCATGGAGGTGGAGGGCGACCTCATGGCGGCCCTGCGCCACGTCTCCCGCCAGCCGGAGGTCCGGGCGGTCGAGGAGGCCATCAACCCGTACCTGGAGCAGGACCGGGACCTCACCGACCCCGACTCCGCGCGGGTCTTCTTCACCCGCGCCGCGCTGCCCGCCGTGCACCACGTGGTGTCCGGCCGGCCCGCTCCCGCAGAGCTGCGGCGCCACGCGCTGTACTACCCGGCGAAGGAGGGCCGCGGGATGGACCTCGCACGTCTCCTGGCCCATCAGGACGAGGCCGCGGCCGAGGACCCGGACGGCCCCGTCCACGCCAGCACCGTCTTCCAGCGCGACGACACCGTGGTGCGCCTCGTCGACATGACGACCGAGCTCGACCGCGACCCCGTCGCCGCGCTCGGCCTCAAGGGCAGTGGCAGGGCCGCCGAGCTGGAGGCTCTCCTCGACGGCGCCGCGATCGGCGTCGAGGGCTCGCTGGAGACGGACCGCAACATCAACCGGCTGCTGTCGCACGCCGACATGATGCCGATCACCGACCGCAGGTCCGCGGATTCCTGA
- a CDS encoding FxLYD domain-containing protein → MNPQTSHRSRPSARRRATGAVVAVVAASLGAAGLVACDSDGDGTSSSPSFSDRPSPPDTASFSGSPPSALASAAESAEAAARASASAAAASASALEASRQASIGAEAERSRQAAQDALKDVQGRGNALDEVAMTGKPRSDTDGRLAVVVSVRNTTDATASYAVQVDFLDASGKVVETRYVGVEDLPPGERKQPLVISRNPPEPVLTPRLAKAQRY, encoded by the coding sequence GTGAACCCTCAAACGTCCCACAGATCCCGCCCGTCGGCCCGCCGCCGGGCGACGGGGGCCGTCGTGGCCGTCGTCGCGGCGTCCCTCGGCGCGGCCGGCCTCGTCGCGTGCGATTCCGACGGCGACGGCACGAGCAGCAGCCCGTCGTTCAGCGACCGGCCCTCGCCGCCCGACACCGCGTCCTTCTCGGGCTCGCCGCCCTCCGCGCTCGCCTCGGCGGCCGAGTCGGCCGAGGCCGCCGCCCGCGCCTCGGCGTCCGCCGCCGCCGCCTCGGCCTCGGCCCTCGAGGCATCCCGCCAGGCGTCGATCGGCGCCGAGGCGGAACGCTCCCGACAGGCCGCGCAGGACGCGCTGAAGGACGTCCAGGGCCGCGGGAACGCGCTCGACGAGGTCGCGATGACCGGCAAGCCGCGCTCCGATACCGACGGGCGGCTCGCGGTGGTCGTCAGCGTCCGGAACACCACGGACGCGACGGCCTCGTACGCCGTCCAGGTGGACTTCCTCGACGCGTCCGGCAAGGTCGTCGAGACCCGCTACGTCGGCGTGGAGGACCTGCCTCCGGGAGAGCGGAAGCAGCCGCTCGTCATCAGCCGGAATCCCCCCGAGCCCGTCCTGACACCGAGGCTCGCCAAGGCCCAGCGGTACTGA
- a CDS encoding SRPBCC family protein, which translates to MSGHTDNSVTIDAPLDLVWEITNDIENWPGLFSEYAALEVLSREGDTTTFRLTMHPDESGKVWSWVSQRTVDVENRTVRAHRVETGPFAHMDIRWEYTRTPAGTHMRWVQDFAMKPDAPVDDDWMTDNINRNSRTQMALIRDRIEQVARDRRRAPVLPA; encoded by the coding sequence GTGTCCGGGCACACCGACAACAGCGTGACCATCGACGCTCCCCTCGACCTCGTCTGGGAGATCACCAACGACATCGAGAACTGGCCGGGGCTCTTCAGCGAGTACGCCGCCCTGGAGGTCCTCTCCCGCGAGGGCGACACCACGACCTTCCGCCTGACCATGCACCCGGACGAATCCGGCAAGGTCTGGAGCTGGGTCTCGCAGCGGACCGTGGATGTCGAGAACCGGACCGTGCGGGCGCACCGCGTCGAGACCGGGCCGTTCGCGCACATGGACATCCGGTGGGAGTACACCCGCACCCCGGCAGGCACGCACATGCGCTGGGTACAGGACTTCGCGATGAAGCCCGACGCGCCGGTCGACGACGACTGGATGACGGACAACATCAACCGCAACTCCCGCACCCAGATGGCCCTCATCCGGGACCGCATCGAACAGGTCGCCCGCGACCGTCGGCGCGCGCCCGTCCTGCCCGCCTGA
- a CDS encoding TcmI family type II polyketide cyclase: protein MHHALIVARMAPDSAPAIADVFAASDRGELPRLVGVNRRSLFQFGDVYLHLIESEEDPAPAIAKLTGHPEFRSTSEQLSAYVSAYDPKTWRGPKDAMAHCFYRWERDAGS, encoded by the coding sequence ATGCACCACGCCCTGATCGTCGCCCGCATGGCGCCCGACTCGGCACCGGCGATCGCCGACGTGTTCGCCGCCTCCGACCGCGGCGAACTCCCGCGCCTGGTCGGAGTCAACCGGCGCAGTCTCTTCCAGTTCGGTGACGTCTATCTCCACCTCATCGAGTCCGAGGAGGACCCCGCGCCCGCGATCGCGAAGCTGACCGGGCACCCGGAGTTCCGGAGCACCAGCGAACAGCTGTCGGCGTACGTCAGCGCGTACGACCCGAAGACGTGGCGCGGCCCGAAGGACGCCATGGCGCACTGCTTCTACCGCTGGGAGCGGGACGCCGGCTCCTGA